The following are encoded in a window of Mycolicibacterium crocinum genomic DNA:
- a CDS encoding helix-turn-helix domain-containing protein → MSAIPTDGPERLLFFLTQRLAQLRWSREELAAQGGPSPSTVYKTLAGGRRPTERTLARLELALGWQAGSAHRILEGDAPSISITQEVATVAARIDRELARGESLGVTRTAKELREFLLGVAQGLERFYAGAEHTGAEVFDVSAG, encoded by the coding sequence GTGAGTGCAATACCGACCGATGGACCCGAGCGCTTGCTGTTTTTCCTCACGCAGCGTTTGGCGCAGCTGCGCTGGTCCCGTGAAGAGCTGGCCGCCCAGGGTGGCCCGTCACCGTCCACGGTGTACAAGACACTGGCCGGGGGCCGGCGACCGACCGAGCGCACGTTGGCGCGCCTGGAGTTGGCGCTGGGCTGGCAGGCCGGGTCCGCGCACCGCATCTTGGAGGGCGATGCGCCGTCGATCTCGATAACACAGGAGGTCGCGACGGTGGCAGCCCGTATCGACCGGGAGTTGGCGCGGGGTGAATCCCTCGGGGTCACGCGCACGGCGAAAGAGTTGCGCGAGTTTCTCTTGGGCGTCGCTCAAGGGCTGGAGCGCTTCTATGCTGGAGCAGAGCACACCGGCGCGGAGGTCTTCGATGTCAGCGCCGGCTGA
- a CDS encoding conjugal transfer protein — translation MSSTPALLTNTWRRRLDTSGSAVRNVLTVIAFAACTMVAINTIWGWLTDEPIDIDGPARAAVNRTDYIGGYAVNCVRLLLTVTEAQRSALNTCWAPDDLRSLPTTPPVVVDSTTIAKIVRTAAYEDVEQWQVVVRVNQRAYTSATPETTLRQINVLISSYGLRASGLLATINDTGSGATLPLNYSASLPVGAPDDKGRNRPTGNPVSDTVTGFLNSYLTPVGGLERYVSTDSGITAVNTSQRALMTALVATRMVDAGQQPPEGTTVQVLATVNELTNRYAPQTEQYPLTLTLRSGSWTVTRIDPGPLLNGDAQLTPVAPSPGQPAR, via the coding sequence ATGTCCTCCACACCTGCTCTGCTGACCAACACCTGGCGCCGCCGCCTCGACACCAGCGGTTCAGCAGTCCGAAATGTCCTGACCGTCATCGCTTTTGCCGCCTGCACCATGGTCGCGATCAACACCATCTGGGGCTGGCTCACCGACGAGCCGATCGACATCGACGGCCCGGCCCGCGCAGCGGTCAACCGCACCGACTACATCGGCGGATACGCAGTCAACTGCGTACGCCTGCTGCTGACCGTCACCGAAGCGCAACGCTCAGCGCTGAACACCTGCTGGGCGCCCGATGACCTGCGCTCCCTGCCCACCACGCCGCCGGTCGTCGTCGACTCCACGACCATCGCCAAGATCGTGCGCACCGCCGCCTACGAGGACGTCGAACAATGGCAGGTCGTGGTGCGGGTCAACCAGCGCGCCTACACCAGCGCTACCCCCGAAACCACACTGCGCCAGATCAACGTGCTCATCAGCAGCTATGGCCTGCGTGCCTCGGGACTGCTGGCCACCATCAATGACACCGGCAGCGGCGCCACCCTGCCGCTGAACTACTCGGCCTCCCTGCCTGTCGGGGCACCCGACGACAAGGGCCGCAACCGCCCCACCGGAAATCCCGTCTCCGACACCGTGACCGGCTTCCTCAACAGCTACCTGACCCCGGTCGGTGGGCTGGAACGCTACGTCAGCACCGACTCGGGCATCACCGCGGTCAACACCAGCCAGCGAGCGCTGATGACCGCGCTGGTGGCCACCCGCATGGTCGACGCCGGGCAGCAGCCCCCTGAGGGCACCACCGTCCAGGTGCTGGCCACCGTCAACGAGCTCACCAACCGATACGCACCGCAGACCGAGCAATACCCGCTCACTCTGACGCTGCGCTCGGGCAGCTGGACCGTCACCCGCATCGACCCCGGCCCCCTGCTCAACGGGGACGCCCAACTGACGCCCGTGGCACCCAGCCCCGGCCAACCCGCCCGATAA
- a CDS encoding glycosyl transferase family 39, with product MTPLTEATADTRILAVADLVQGSQGLYTMGVAILAILFLIAGGARGLAAFGGGRIGSAIGWVAAGIICAVVIGSAYAIYISTKQSVDRHTGVTSGQFG from the coding sequence ATGACCCCACTCACCGAGGCCACCGCCGACACCCGCATCCTGGCGGTCGCCGACCTCGTACAAGGCAGCCAAGGTCTCTACACCATGGGCGTGGCCATCCTGGCCATCCTGTTCCTCATCGCCGGCGGCGCGCGCGGCCTGGCTGCCTTCGGTGGCGGCCGCATCGGCTCAGCGATCGGCTGGGTGGCCGCCGGCATCATCTGCGCCGTCGTCATCGGCAGCGCCTACGCCATCTACATCTCCACCAAGCAGAGCGTCGACCGGCACACCGGCGTCACCTCCGGACAGTTCGGATAA